From the Senegalimassilia faecalis genome, one window contains:
- a CDS encoding putative ABC transporter permease — protein sequence MVYGIGVLVCAIALVPLRIQLAKRRKTMWGAALEFFVITVLVCMAMELAMGFLLNQPDAAGNYPLWDNSQLPGNILGQAWIVNDICLGVVAMLYTWVIYPLCQKALAKVPIRVMRPAAAIVVAGFVVLCVVKFA from the coding sequence ATGGTATACGGCATCGGCGTGCTGGTGTGCGCCATCGCCCTGGTGCCGCTACGCATCCAGCTGGCAAAACGTCGCAAAACCATGTGGGGCGCCGCACTGGAATTCTTCGTCATCACCGTGCTGGTGTGCATGGCTATGGAGCTTGCCATGGGCTTTCTGCTCAACCAGCCCGATGCCGCGGGCAACTACCCGCTGTGGGACAACTCGCAACTGCCCGGCAACATTTTGGGCCAGGCGTGGATCGTGAACGACATCTGCCTGGGCGTCGTGGCCATGCTGTACACGTGGGTCATCTACCCGCTGTGCCAAAAGGCGCTGGCAAAAGTGCCCATCCGCGTCATGCGCCCCGCTGCGGCAATCGTTGTTGCGGGCTTTGTGGTGCTGTGCGTGGTGAAATTCGCGTAA
- a CDS encoding heavy-metal-associated domain-containing protein, with amino-acid sequence MVATVIICIAIVVAGFFAGRQAIRTFSGDGSCCGKKSAKKARRVHVTDTDEANYPYTTDVPVGGMTCEKCVAAVENALNGIDGVWARVNLAEKNAHVLSKQPLDMGRAKDVLRDAGYYVIQR; translated from the coding sequence ATGGTCGCAACCGTGATTATCTGCATAGCAATCGTTGTCGCTGGCTTTTTTGCTGGACGGCAGGCTATCCGCACGTTTTCCGGCGATGGGTCGTGCTGCGGCAAGAAAAGCGCGAAGAAGGCCCGTCGCGTGCACGTGACTGATACCGACGAGGCGAACTATCCGTACACCACCGATGTGCCCGTTGGCGGCATGACTTGCGAAAAGTGCGTGGCTGCCGTGGAAAATGCACTGAACGGCATCGATGGCGTGTGGGCGCGCGTCAACCTTGCGGAAAAGAACGCCCACGTGCTGTCCAAGCAGCCGCTTGACATGGGGCGCGCGAAAGACGTTTTGCGCGATGCCGGCTACTACGTGATACAGCGATAA